In Apium graveolens cultivar Ventura chromosome 10, ASM990537v1, whole genome shotgun sequence, the following are encoded in one genomic region:
- the LOC141692918 gene encoding zinc finger protein ZAT9-like: METFKCKLCFRGFANGRALGGHMRSHMLNLYAPEKQQELGDEYESIRSYSDEEQEVDGQNENEDKVMLNYELRENPKKSFRLVDPEFSVGGVGASSVVVQDRESESESFKNDDHDHGLVRRSKRIKNYDHDILGCESKKSKLSNETNSSVSDTTEEEDIAHCLIMLSRDKWRSPKRINKYISMDYFDVYNDDEEEEEDEDEDEEEVVKIHKSGNKGKGKYRCETCNKVFKSYQALGGHRASHKKIKVVNVEENEKDNKYNSNASGVEVKIHECPVCFRVFASGQALGGHKRSHGIGLSNGIVAATTKNQTQYISLAEQGTVNRFSKYGGETTIDLNLPAPVYEDEFSSQVEVSAVSDAEFVHP, encoded by the coding sequence ATGGAGACATTCAAATGTAAGCTTTGTTTTAGAGGTTTTGCTAATGGCAGAGCTTTAGGTGGACATATGAGATCTCACATGTTGAATCTTTATGCACCGGAGAAGCAACAAGAGCTCGGTGATGAGTACGAGTCGATTCGGTCTTATTCGGATGAAGAACAAGAAGTTGATGGACAAAATGAGAATGAAGATAAAGTGATGTTGAATTATGAGCTTAGAGAGAATCCGAAAAAGAGTTTTCGTTTGGTTGATCCTGAATTTTCTGTTGGCGGCGTTGGTGCATCTTCCGTTGTTGTTCAAGATAGAGAAAGTGAGTCAGAGTCATTCAAGAATGATGATCATGATCATGGTCTTGTTCGGAGGTCTAAACGGATCAAGAATTATGATCATGATATTTTAGGCTGTGAATCCAAGAAATCAAAGTTGAGTAATGAAACGAATTCTTCGGTTTCTGATACTACTGAGGAGGAAGATATTGCTCATTGTTTGATAATGTTGTCAAGGGACAAATGGAGATCACCGAAGCGGATTAATAAATATATTTCTATGGATTATTTTGATGTGTACAACGATGACGAAGAGGAGGAAGAGGACGAGGATGAGGACGAGGAGGAAGTCGTTAAAATTCACAAATCTGGAAACAAGGGTAAAGGTAAGTATAGATGTGAGACATGTAACAAAGTTTTTAAATCATATCAAGCTTTAGGTGGTCACAGGGCAAGTCACAAGAAGATTAAAGTGGTGAATGTTGAAGAAAATGAGAAAGATAACAAATATAACAGTAATGCAAGTGGTGTTGAGGTGAAAATTCATGAATGTCCTGTTTGTTTTCGAGTTTTTGCATCTGGACAGGCACTTGGTGGACATAAAAGATCACATGGAATTGGTTTATCAAATGGTATTGTTGCTGCAACTACTAAAAATCAAACTCAGTATATCTCGCTTGCAGAGCAGGGCACGGTTAATCGGTTTTCGAAATATGGCGGTGAGACAACAATTGATCTTAATCTGCCTGCTCCAGTTTATGAAGATGAGTTTAGCAGCCAAGTTGAGGTTTCTGCAGTTTCTGATGCTGAGTTTGTTCATCCATGA